The genomic interval acaacccacgtcagcacaaCGCATCTTATAGCATCACATTTAATGGCTATAAAAggtgaatgagaccaaattatatctcatctagatgagttctagcaaaactgatAAATTAATGAGCCGGAAATTTGAGAGATTGGAATTTTgaacagttttgctaaagcacatctagatgtgccataagtattgcacatctaaatcCTATGTTATTGATCTTACGTTGATATTCGGGttgcacatctagatgtgtctaGATACACCCAATTTTGAAATCTGGCAATTGGAGGAGAAGCTCCTCCGAATTTGCCACCAACCCGCTCGTGTCTCCCCAAAATCGCGCCCCAGCCCCCAAACGGAAAACTCTCGAACCCGTAAAGGCTCCGCTTCTTCTCCAAGCTCCTCACCTCACCGCCAGCTTTGACCTCGCCGGCGTCCACCCAAATCCGCCTCGCCCCGCCCCGCCCATGGCTCAGACCACCCACTAGTTCTCGCCGCCTCCCCCATGACGTCCGAGCGCCCGCTTATCGACGCCGCCTCCgcgcacccgccgccgccggcgtcGCAACTCCCGCCATCGCAGCCGGAGCCTTCCGTTCGCGCTGACCACCTGGGCTTCTCCGTTGAGGTCCCGGACCCCTTCCGCCCCTCCCGACGCGACCAGCCCGACCCGTCGGCGTCGGAGCGGGAGCTCCACGAGGGGGGTGAGTACCGCGCCGTCGCCGTGGGGGAGCCATCGCCGGAGTTTGCCGGCAACGCTGTCCGGACGGCCAAGTACTCCGCGCTCACCTTCCTGCCGCGCAACCTGTTCGAGCAGTTCCGACGGCTGTCGTACGTCTACTTCCTCGCCATCACCGTGCTCAACCAGCTCCCCCAGGTCGCCGTCTTTGGCCGTGGCGCGTCTGTGCTCCCGCTGGCCTTCGTGCTCTTCGTCACCGCTGTGAAGGACGCCTACGAGGACATCCGCCGCCACCGCTCCGACCGCAGGGAGAACAaccgcctcgccgccgtcctcGCGCCACAAACCGCCGGCGAGTACCTCCCCAAGAAATGGAAGCACATACGCGTCGGGGACGTCGTGCGCGTCGCGTCCAACGAGACGCTCCCGGCCGACATGGTTCTGCTCGCCACTAGTGACCCCACTGGCCTCGCGCACGTCCAGACCGTCAATCTTGACGGGGAGACCAACCTCAAGACGAGGTATGCCAAGCAGGAGACGCAGTTGAGGTTCTCTCACGACGGCCACGTAGCTGGTATGCTGCATTGCGAGCGGCCCAACAGGAACATTTATGGGTTCCAGGCGAATTTGGAGATCGACGGCAATCGTGTCTCACTCGGACCGTCCAACATTGTGCTCCGTGGTTGTGAGCTCAAGAATACCACATGGGCTATAGGGGTCGTGGTTTATGCTGGAAAGGAGACTAAGGTCATGCTCAACAACTCTGGGCCGCCATCCAAGCGTAGCCGCTTGGAGACACAGTTGAATCGGGAGACAGTCATATTGTCCATTATGCTCATTGGGATGTGCATAACTGCATCTGTGCTCGCAGGGATTTGGCTGCTGAATCACCAGCGGGAGCTTGAGTTCACCCAATTCTTTAGAGAAAAGGATTACACAACCGGGAAGAACTACAATTACTATGGAATCGGAATGCAGATATTCGTTACATTCCTCATGGCCGTCATAGTGTATCAGGTCATCATTCCTATCTCGTTGTATATATCAATGGAGTTGGTACGACTTGGGCAAGCATATTTCATGGGCGCTGACAATGACTTGTATGACGAATCGTCAAGGTCCAGGTTCCAGTGCAGGGCTCTGAATATAAATGAGGACTTGGGGCAGATTAAGTATGTTTTCTCTGATAAGACAGGGACGCTGACAGAGAACAAGATGGAGTTCATGTGTGCATCCATTCACGGAGTTGATTACAGTTCTGGCAAACCTGCATGTGGGTCCTCAGTTGTAGGTACGATGACTTTAATTTATATTACTTGTTTGATGTTGCTGTTTCCTAATAAGACCTCTTATTTGCTGGTTTTGGTCAGTTGATGATCTTCTGTGGACACCAAAAATGGCAGTTAGGACTGACCCTCAGCTTTTGAAGTTATTGAACAATGACAGCTCAAATGAGGAAGCAAAGCTTGTCCTTGAATTCTTCCTTGCTCTTGCTGCCTGCAATACAATTGTGCCACTTGTCCTGGACACTAGAGATCCTAAACAAAAGTTGATTGATTATCAGGGTGAGTCCCCTGATGAGCAGGCACTAGCTTATGCTGCAGCAACTTATGGCATTGTGCTTGTTGAGCGAACATCTGGTTACGTAGTGATCGATGTCCTTGGTGACAGACAGAGGTAAGATAGCTCTCAACTTTCGCTTTGTGACCATTGTATTTGGCAATACTTCATGAGTGTGTTTTCGATAGAATTTAGTACCGGCTATCTAACTGAAATGCAAAATTTTGTGATATCAAAAGTTATTATGTGACTAGGAGTGGAGGGACACTATCCATGATCTCTTCATCTCTAGAAAACTATAAGCAGACATACTGCCTGTGTAGTCTCCTACAGTCTGAGGCAGCTGGTAGTTGGTAGCATCAAGCATCTGATTACGGTTAGCACAAATGTTTTTATGCCTTTTGCTTTGTAATGTTACTGATGTCATTTCCGACCCAAAAAGAACTTCCGAGTAGATCCGAAGGTTATTAACATGACATTAGGGCTTGTGCCACACCCAGGGCTGAAAGCTCCCACGCAAGGTGGGGTCTGGGGAAGGGAATTTCTAGACAGCCTTACCCATGCATAATAATTCTGCAAGGAGGCTGATTCGAACCCAGGACCTCTAGGCCACAAGTGGAGAGACTCTACTACTGTGCCTGGCCTGCCCTTCAACTGTTTGGCTGGGAGGGACTTCCAAATTTGAACAGTGGTAGGAAATTCGTTTGTCAATTTAGAAAATTATTTAAATTATACAGGGCCAATAGGCAAATATGTGAGTTACCAGTCCATACAATTTTGCTGTTTTTCATTCTTCTGTGTGAGTCAGTTGTCAATTGGAACCGTACACGTCAAGTTGACATCTATTTTAGGAGTTATCTCCTTTACCAATTCGGTGTGTCAAATTGTATTCGTCGGGGCTTTGTCCCATAGTAGGTGTTTCGATGTCAAGCATTC from Triticum urartu cultivar G1812 unplaced genomic scaffold, Tu2.1 TuUngrouped_contig_8246, whole genome shotgun sequence carries:
- the LOC125531865 gene encoding phospholipid-transporting ATPase 1-like, producing the protein MTSERPLIDAASAHPPPPASQLPPSQPEPSVRADHLGFSVEVPDPFRPSRRDQPDPSASERELHEGGEYRAVAVGEPSPEFAGNAVRTAKYSALTFLPRNLFEQFRRLSYVYFLAITVLNQLPQVAVFGRGASVLPLAFVLFVTAVKDAYEDIRRHRSDRRENNRLAAVLAPQTAGEYLPKKWKHIRVGDVVRVASNETLPADMVLLATSDPTGLAHVQTVNLDGETNLKTRYAKQETQLRFSHDGHVAGMLHCERPNRNIYGFQANLEIDGNRVSLGPSNIVLRGCELKNTTWAIGVVVYAGKETKVMLNNSGPPSKRSRLETQLNRETVILSIMLIGMCITASVLAGIWLLNHQRELEFTQFFREKDYTTGKNYNYYGIGMQIFVTFLMAVIVYQVIIPISLYISMELVRLGQAYFMGADNDLYDESSRSRFQCRALNINEDLGQIKYVFSDKTGTLTENKMEFMCASIHGVDYSSGKPACGSSVVVDDLLWTPKMAVRTDPQLLKLLNNDSSNEEAKLVLEFFLALAACNTIVPLVLDTRDPKQKLIDYQGESPDEQALAYAAATYGIVLVERTSGYVVIDVLGDRQRFDILGLHEFDSDRKRMSVIVGCPDKTVKLYVKGADSSMFGIINKSLELDNVRATEAHLHKYSSLGLRTLVVGMRELSQPEFEEWQLAYEKASTAVLGRGNLLRSIAANVECNIHILGASGIEDKLQDGVPEAIESLRQAGMKVWILTGDKQETAISIGYSCKLLTNDMTQIVINNNSKESCKTSTKIPSSTMADTTPSLLSNTAGALTTQPIGTLATSSSSSAAPTITSIGNLITLHLTRDNFLLWKTQAVPALASNGLFGYVSGSETAPPHTITEGTGDAAQEVANPAFLRWYQQDQLVMIALLGSMTEDILGQMTQLRTSEQVWTTLHDMFASQNRARVMQLRYQLSNLKKKDLTASEDYRKMRGFADAMASIGKPLTDEEVLGYILAGLGPEFEPLVASVTACDDPISLSSFYAFLLSAELRLEQQASVGAIHPSANFAA